From one Pan troglodytes isolate AG18354 chromosome 13, NHGRI_mPanTro3-v2.0_pri, whole genome shotgun sequence genomic stretch:
- the SAG gene encoding S-arrestin isoform X1, whose product MAASGKTSKSEPNHVIFKKISRDKSVTIYLGKRDYIDHVSQVQPVDGVVLVDPDLVKGKKVYVTLTCAFRYGQEDIDVIGLTFRRDLYFSRVQVYPPVGAASTPTKLQESLLKKLGSNTYPFLLTFPDYLPCSVMLQPAPQDSGKSCGVDFEVKAFATDSTDAEEDKIPKKSSVRLLIRKVQHGPLEMGPQPRAEAAWQFFMSDKPLHLAVSLNKEIYFHGEPIPVTVTVTNNTEKTVKKIKAFVEQVANVVLYSSDYYVKPVAMEEAQEKVPPNSTLTKTLTLLPLLANNQERRGIALDGKIKHEDTNLASSTIIKEGIDRTVLGILVSYQIKVKLTVSGFLGELTSSEVATEVPFRLMHPQPEDPVIRMQI is encoded by the exons ATGGCAGCCAGCGGGAAGACCAGCAAGTCTGAACCAAACCATGTTATCTTCAAGAAGATCTCCCGGGACAAATCG GTGACCATCTACCTGGGGAAGAGAGACTACATAGACCATGTCAGCCAAGTCCAGCCTGTGG ATGGTGTCGTGTTGGTTGATCCTGATCTTGTGAAGGGAAAGAAAG TGTATGTCACTCTGACCTGCGCCTTCCGCTATGGCCAAGAGGACATTGACGTGATCGGCTTGACCTTCCGCAGGGACCTGTACTTCTCCCGGGTCCAGGTGTATCCTCCTGTGGGGGCCGCGAGCACCCCCACAAAACTGCAAGAGAGCCTGCTCAAAAAGCTGGGGAGCAACACGTACCCCTTTCTCCTGACG TTTCCTGACTACTTGCCCTGTTCAGTGATGTTGCAGCCAGCTCCACAAGATTCAGGGAAG TCCTGTGGGGTTGACTTTGAGGTCAAAGCATTCGCCACAGACAGCACCGATGCCGAAGAGGACAAAATCCCCAAGAA GAGCTCCGTGCGATTACTGATCCGCAAAGTACAGCATGGCCCACTTGAGATGGGTCCCCAGCCCCGAGCTGAGGCGGCCTGGCAGTTCTTCATGTCTGACAAGCCCCTGCACCTTGCGGTCTCTCTCAACAAAGAG ATCTATTTCCATGGGGAGCCCATCCCTGTGACCGTGACTGTCACCAATAACACAGAGAAGACCGTGAAGAAGATTAAAGCATTCG TGGAACAGGTGGCCAATGTGGTTCTCTACTCGAGTGATTATTACGTCAAGCCCGTGGCTATGGAGGAAGCGCA AGAAAAAGTGCCGCCAAACAGCACTTTGACCAAGACGCTGACGCTGCTGCCCTTGCTGGCTAACAATCAAGAAAGGAGAGGCATTGCCCTGGATGGGAAAATCAAGCACGAGGACACAAACCTTGCCTCCAGCACCAT CATTAAGGAGGGCATAGACCGGACCGTCCTGGGGATCCTGGTGTCTTACCAGATCAAGGTGAAGCTCACAGTGTCAGG